A genomic stretch from Mauremys mutica isolate MM-2020 ecotype Southern chromosome 18, ASM2049712v1, whole genome shotgun sequence includes:
- the C8G gene encoding complement component C8 gamma chain: MAPAAPSLLLVLLLASLAPGQRQRRPPALESLFEKIKIQENFDLQQFSGKWFLVGVASKCDYLREHNHQLEATAMAVSASEGKSLAISTFRKLDGVCWEIKQQYRSTKAQGRFLLKGRSSNVDVVVGETDYSSYAILYYQKLRKISIKLYGRSVRVSDAIVGKFEQRITEMNMSEDFTYYFPTYGFCESADQFHLLDETKI, encoded by the exons ATGGCGCCTGCCGCACCCAGCCTGCTCCTCGTGCTCCTTCTTGCTTCACTTGCTCCTGGGCAGAGACAAAGGAGGCCCCCAGCCCTGGAGAGTCTCTTTGAGAAGATCAAGATACAGGAGAACTTTGACCTccagcag TTCTCAGGGAAGTGGTTCCTGGTTGGTGTGGCCTCCAAATGTGACTACCTAAGAGAACATAACcaccagttggaagcaacagCCATGGCGGTGTCTGCCTCGGAAGGGAAGTCGCTGGCCATCAGTACCTTCCGGAAACT GGATGGAGTATGCTGGGAGATTAAGCAGCAGTACCGCTCCACCAAAGCCCAGGGGCGATTCCTCCTGAAAG GCCGTAGCAGCAACGtggatgtggtggtgggggagacaGACTACAGCAGCTACGCCATCCTGTACTACCAGAAGCTCCGGAAGATCTCCATCAAGCTCTATG GACGCAGCGTCCGGGTCAGTGATGCCATCGTGGGTAAATTCGAGCAGCGCATCACAGAGATGAACATGAGCGAGGACTTCACCTACTACTTCCCCACGTATG GGTTCTGTGAGTCCGCGGATCAATTTCATCTGCTCGATG AAACGAAGATTTAG